A genomic region of Planococcus kocurii contains the following coding sequences:
- the pckA gene encoding phosphoenolpyruvate carboxykinase (ATP), producing the protein MTSVNFANDLKDLLTGQNVHVQLSVPQLVEAATSRKEAVLTREGAVTAETGKYTGRSPKDKYMVEEESSKNKVDWGNVNRPISSEVFEKLYAKVIKHLKDKDALYVFKGFAGADHESRVPIQTINEYAWHNLFAHQLFIRPTAEELQTHEAEFTVVYAPTFQADPAVDGTASETFIIVSMEQGIILIGGTEYAGEMKKSIFSIMNYLLPEKGILPMHCSANVGPEGDVTLFFGLSGTGKTTLSADGDRKLIGDDEHGWSDNGVFNIEGGCYAKTINLSRENEPQIYDAIRFGSVLENVVVDPETRIPNYNDGSLTENTRAAYPMQAIDNIVDPSVAGHPKTIVFLTADAFGVLPPISKLTKEQAMYHFLSGYTSKLAGTERGITSPEATFSTCFGSPFLPLHATVYAEMLGKKIDEHGAQVFLVNTGWTGGVYGVGSRMKLSYTRTMVRAAIKGELNTVPTEKEAVFGFEIPTEVPGVPSEVLNPRHAWSDKAAYDQKANELAQEFQENFKKFGTVAPEISVLGGPTQK; encoded by the coding sequence ATGACTTCAGTGAACTTTGCAAACGATTTAAAAGATCTTTTGACTGGCCAAAATGTGCATGTTCAATTATCAGTGCCACAATTAGTGGAAGCGGCAACATCCCGCAAAGAAGCAGTATTAACTCGGGAAGGTGCTGTAACAGCGGAAACAGGAAAATATACTGGCCGCTCACCGAAAGACAAATACATGGTGGAAGAAGAAAGTTCTAAAAACAAAGTCGACTGGGGCAATGTGAACCGTCCGATTTCAAGCGAAGTATTTGAAAAGCTTTACGCTAAAGTGATTAAGCACCTTAAAGACAAAGATGCGCTTTATGTATTCAAAGGATTTGCCGGAGCCGACCATGAATCACGTGTGCCCATCCAAACAATCAATGAATACGCATGGCATAATCTATTTGCTCACCAATTGTTCATCCGGCCTACAGCTGAAGAATTGCAAACACACGAAGCTGAATTCACAGTTGTGTACGCTCCGACTTTTCAAGCAGACCCTGCAGTTGATGGTACAGCTTCTGAAACATTTATCATTGTATCGATGGAGCAAGGCATTATTTTGATCGGCGGCACTGAGTACGCTGGCGAAATGAAAAAATCAATTTTCTCTATCATGAACTACTTACTTCCTGAAAAAGGAATTTTACCTATGCATTGTTCAGCAAACGTTGGTCCAGAAGGCGACGTAACTTTATTTTTCGGTTTATCCGGAACAGGTAAAACAACTTTATCAGCTGACGGTGATCGCAAACTAATCGGTGATGATGAGCACGGCTGGTCAGATAACGGCGTATTTAACATTGAAGGCGGTTGCTACGCTAAAACGATTAATTTGTCTCGTGAAAATGAACCACAAATTTACGACGCAATCCGTTTTGGTTCAGTACTTGAAAACGTAGTAGTGGACCCTGAAACACGCATTCCAAATTATAATGACGGTTCATTAACTGAAAACACACGTGCAGCATACCCAATGCAAGCAATCGACAATATTGTAGACCCTTCTGTTGCAGGACATCCGAAAACAATTGTCTTTTTGACTGCTGACGCATTTGGCGTATTGCCTCCAATCAGTAAATTAACAAAAGAACAGGCAATGTACCACTTTTTAAGCGGCTATACATCGAAACTTGCTGGAACAGAGCGCGGAATCACTTCACCTGAAGCAACATTCTCTACATGCTTCGGTTCACCTTTCTTGCCGTTGCACGCAACAGTTTACGCTGAAATGCTTGGTAAGAAAATCGACGAGCACGGCGCTCAAGTTTTCCTCGTTAACACTGGATGGACTGGTGGCGTATACGGAGTCGGTAGCCGTATGAAACTTTCTTACACACGCACAATGGTTCGCGCTGCGATCAAAGGCGAATTAAACACAGTGCCAACTGAAAAAGAAGCAGTCTTCGGTTTTGAAATTCCAACTGAAGTACCTGGAGTTCCAAGTGAAGTATTAAAC